From Branchiostoma floridae strain S238N-H82 chromosome 5, Bfl_VNyyK, whole genome shotgun sequence:
CTTTGTCTCTCGACAATTTGTGGAAAGAATATCTTCAACGACTAGCACATTTCTCACCCTGTATCCCCACCGTACACCGTCCAAATTGCCAGGTGGGCGACCAGATCATCCCTGCCGGCCAGACTGTGAAGGTGAACGGTGCGGAGTGCCGCTGTGACGACATGCTGTCCGTCTGTTCCGTCTCTATAAGCCATGAGATAATGTTGCCTTATAACTAACGTGTTAACCTTGTTTCCGTTCCGTACAGGTCCGAACTGCCAGGTGGGGGATTAGATCATCCCAGCCGGCCAGACTGTGGAGGTGAACGGTGCGGAGTGCCGCTGTGACGGCATGCTGTCCGTCTGTTCCGTCTCTACAATTCACGAGATAATTTTGCCTTATAACTAACGTGTAAATCCCGTTTCCGTTACGTACAGGTCCGAACTGCCAGGCGGGGGATCAGATCATCCCAGCCGGCCAGACTGTGGAGGTGAACGGTGCGGAGTGCCGCTGTGACGGCATGCTGTCCGTCTGTTCCGTCTCCATAAGCCATGAGATCGTGCTGCCGCAGAACTAACGTTAGTTTGGGCGGCCAATGAAAGCAAATGTACAGCTCAACTGGCATAAAAAAACATCATGCAACGGATGTCAGCTGCTGAATCGTCAGAATCATCAGAATACACTCCTTTGCAAAGTTCATATTTTGTTACAAGAATTTCCTTTTCTCCCTCGTGTAtctgcgtgcgtgtgtgcgtatgcatgtgtgtgtgtgtgtgtgtgtgtgtgtgtgtgtgtgtgttcatgtgtgtgtgactgtttgtgtatgttcgagtgcgcgcgcgcgcgcgtgtgtgtgtgtgtgtgtgcgtgtgtgtgtgtgtgtgtgtgtgtgtgtccgtgtgtagCCCTCCAACCCTAAGCGCTTATACAGACTGCAAGGATGCAGATATTGATAGATAATATAGATCTGATGCAGAAACGCTGCCAATTGCTTTTTAAGCTCTATTACAGGAGGACAAATTTATCAAGATTCTCTGATGTAATCACTAGAAATGCCCAAACAGATCGGCGGGGCCCGGGTTATAGTTCGGTCTGTGCTCAAACTTCTTCCAAAGCGAGGGGCGTCCTGCGCATGCGCTGATGACGACCATCCTGTCCCTGAACTCCAGAAGTTCTTCCTTGATCCTGGTGTCCAGTTCACGGACCGCTCTCGCGAGATCTCGGCCCTTCACCCGGTCCATGGGCGGAGGGTAGCCCTCTCTCATCATAGCCAGGTACCTGGGTTGGAGAAGGGGATTGTTTGTCAACGTATGATACTGGCGATGTATTGCAACAAAATGAATAGCACTTATCTGGCATATGAGACTTCTTACATTAATGCATTCGGTGACAGTATTTTAAGTTCTTCCATAATGACTTGTATTGACAGATTTGTAAGATAAAAGAAACTTAAAACCATCTAAAAGTATGTGAGTCGGTTTACGGTTTAGCATAGTGAGAAGCATAgtgggtaaaatgtcaaaggtaaaggcccctaaCTATTGTAGACGTGTTATGTCCATATATCAGGACTCGGAGGCCGTCAACTTTGACAACCACCCACCCAAAAAGAATATCGCTGAGTATACGCaacttatagggccttcacactgaaatcgaatcagcaggaatcaagcagaaccagccggaatgaagtgtTTGCAAAATTCTTGCCACATTCGGtgccattccgagtgggtattccaaatgggccttaaatccctttcacacgagaaggaatgagccagaatgccgtcagaatgaaaataattttctattcctgtgaattcgtagtgtattctagacattctcactgcattcgagatattctttcggccgaattctggcaggattcgagatggcttgccgtttcggttctccatcgaatgagataagaatgtttcgaataatgttggaatgccacggaatgcggtcagactgcagttagaatagttagaatacacttagaatccactatgaatgccattcgatatttctccacttcgaatgcacctcgatagtttttgacatgtcaaaaactttcgagccagccaggagaacggggacgaatatctggaatgcagtaagaatgtttagaatacagtactttttattccgacggcattgcggctcattcgtgctctcgtgtgaagggggctttagaCCTTGTCTAGGCTTATTTGTCGAACACCGACCTTTGTTTGTCTATCCGAACGGGAACAGTCCTGACCTCGCACGTGACCTTGACGAACCCGTTGGCGCGAAGCTCTTCCGTCAGCTTGTTGGACGACACGCTGGTCTCCTGCAGCAGTTTGTACCCGGCGGCCGGGAGGGGCAGCGAGCACAAGCCTGGAGGAGAAACGTACATCATGACAACTTGAGttagttaggcttaggtcccatttccagaacgggccccggccgggatgtttgtggaaacgaaaaattaaactgTTTTCCAATGAATATACACAATTTATGCTCCTGAATGTGCTTTGCCGTTTTTCTAATCATATgttttttcgtttccgaaagctagtcccgggttgggaattgggacttAGGCCTTAGTGTGGCGTCACGGAAGAGTACATGGCTCATCACCAAGTGGTCTCATCAGGTTCGAATCCtaccgtgtcaccgatcttatgcccttgagaaaggcactttgtaTACATGAGTCTCCTTACTTCACTCGgttggaaatgagtacctagcttcggctagggccgtcctttggataggacgttacattaaggtcccgtgtttgaggagagccacacttagAGCACGCTAAAGAACCCAACAAACGTCGGAgcccttcctggtgtgagtggatcaaaccttatagTCTAGTCCCCCGTCACCTTATACATAATATCCTTGCCTACTCTATCCCTAGGGCCTATTCCCCTAAAAAGATGTAATGTTTGGTATTTTAAAGTTTATCATTATTTATCTGTCCTATTCTCTTACTCTACAAGAAGAGGTTTGCATCTTTCACATGTTTTTAGaccgcgagacataaagaaaacagtacaaaatagaaagcctgatacaAACGCCTAACACACGCCAAAACCAGccgaagccgaacctctgcttggagagtgacaTTTTCTCATTTGTCGTGCACAACGTACCTACGGGCCGATGGATGATGATAATTTTCCCGTCTTCTGTTAACATGTTGGCCACGTGGTCGAACATGCTGCCCGTGTTCTCCAAACTACCCAGCGCGTCATAGAACACCACTCTGTCGTACGGCACCGCCTGGTTATTTTATGGCGATGTAGGAAGACAAGGTATATGTTATACACAGTAGTGCCACGGTCAAGCAACTTACCTACagaagaacttaattgcacgTCAATCgcacacggtacaatgtatggcaacagctatcACACATAGTACGAAATAGTCGCAAATAGACTAAAACCTACATCCCTAATTACGAAAACAATAAGGCCCAGCCAAGGTCGTTGATATACAGTAGCGTTACAAATCCAATTCCGGTATATTTTCTCATAACAAAGGCAGTCTTTTTAAAATGAATTTACCAATTTTTGAGATTGTGAGAGTCGTTATTATTATTCTTCTAAAGATATAATGTATACAAATTTGTTTGTAGTAAAGATAAGGTATATTCCTACCTTTCCCGCGTCACTGAGGAAGTTTCCTGACGACTTGACGGGAATGGCACCCGCCACAGTGGTGAAGTCCTCCTGCGTGTTGGGGTACACAGCGCTGGCGGGGAGCGATCTTCTCAGGGGGATGGCGCCGGCCTGTACCCCGAGGTGCACCCGCTTCACCTTCGGAGCCAATACAACAAAACTCAGAATTCCTGCAAAcagtttagaaattgaaaaaggccAACACAATAATATCCCAGTAAGTTAGAGACTGTGTCCAACGTGCAAAGAAAGTGTagaagatgagtatcatttcGTGATAGAATGTCCAACTTACATAGAAGAGAGAACTAAATTAATGTTTCGATTTTATTTCACACTGTACACTGTATAACTGTTTCTTCGAATATTGCATAGCCTTCAACCTACACCTATTGTCACATTATCAATTTAATTATACTATGTAGTAAGTTATCTTATACAATGTACCTAAGTCTGCATTACAttgtactagggctgggtaccggtgtgacagcgatctcgccccccccggggcgaaatcactagtgatctcgccctccccggctagtgatctcgccccctaccttgcccccctttagcgatttcgcccccccccccccccaaaaaaaaacgggtttacatgacattttagaagttgattggtataaatcacaaaatgcagtttcagaatgatataagtacacgagtttgatacataactccattcatagtatcaattttaacgtaattacatggtaataagatagttgaacttgtttcagacaaagagggttgggtcccttgtattcccattattgcatatacctgagtcttgacataagatgtatttcattgtattcacctgtcctcaagcaacctatatatctccaatatgaagtccctaccatgaagtgaccacaaacgaactatgtaatgtctttattgattatgcaaatagtaggtattaattagaataacgcacattttggtatatgcacctggccaagggatatcttcacctccaacatgactgttttttctaatatgtaggaactgatgcatttacccgtgtttcttaagactggtactttaccagtgtttgtgtagcatttagcaacagctatatcaacttgcgcgtagatagtgattataatgagaaactatggaaatgtttccagcacaagaaagaaaacactgtgacaaattgaaaacatatagctgacgtattccgtaccatacacggtgttgatttatacgttcgcagtagcactgtttttatgccatgtcatgtttgcaccgaacaatatagtatcgactttcgaggtatgacatcttacggtacggtaataaggtgccatataggtaccaggtaacacaccatatacgttactccccaggtgcagtatagtaccaggtagcgcacctgtaatatgtagtaaccagctgctcttgggggggggggggcgaaaacgctaaaggggggcgaaaacgctagtgatcgctgggggggcgagatcgctgtcacaccggtacaaaaaattcaggtccaggtccggttcaggtccaaaggatcaggtccaggtccggacctgaacctggacctgtttcagtatgactcataccaatggtctaCTTCATCACTAGAAAGACATTTGTTTGGAatgtattagacttacactggcgttttaaaatcctacaacgctagctgcacctgtacgattggctgtaaaacttggtagaaattatcataaactctactctacttcactcttgttatttttttccacctgcaagccccaaaacgtttgaatgccttataaaataatctgttaa
This genomic window contains:
- the LOC118416360 gene encoding uncharacterized protein LOC118416360, producing MSVVQASSVPGRHDNRRRDKVEGSPTKIPYTLGDSHGEAILTLIDDLVGIDPEHAVAYVGNYRGSFAPLLEAKFALRILSFVVLAPKVKRVHLGVQAGAIPLRRSLPASAVYPNTQEDFTTVAGAIPVKSSGNFLSDAGKAVPYDRVVFYDALGSLENTGSMFDHVANMLTEDGKIIIIHRPVGLCSLPLPAAGYKLLQETSVSSNKLTEELRANGFVKVTCEVRTVPVRIDKQRYLAMMREGYPPPMDRVKGRDLARAVRELDTRIKEELLEFRDRMVVISACAGRPSLWKKFEHRPNYNPGPADLFGHF